In Gemmatimonadaceae bacterium, the following are encoded in one genomic region:
- a CDS encoding CsbD family protein, giving the protein MNWDTIEGSWKTAKGKVREQWGKLTDDDLDVVAGKRDQLIGKIQERYGKTRDAAEKEVAEYESRHDTHDSTR; this is encoded by the coding sequence ATGAACTGGGATACCATCGAAGGCAGCTGGAAGACCGCGAAGGGCAAGGTGCGCGAGCAGTGGGGCAAGCTCACCGACGACGATCTCGACGTCGTCGCCGGAAAGCGCGACCAGCTCATCGGGAAGATCCAGGAACGTTACGGCAAGACGCGCGACGCGGCCGAGAAGGAAGTGGCCGAGTACGAGTCACGCCACGACACCCACGATTCCACCCGCTGA
- a CDS encoding DUF1328 domain-containing protein codes for MLRWAFAFLVLALVAGLFGFGGLAAASAGIAKTLFMVFVVFAVIALIIGLVSGKKVMP; via the coding sequence ATGTTGCGCTGGGCATTCGCTTTCCTCGTGCTGGCACTCGTCGCCGGCCTGTTCGGCTTCGGCGGTCTGGCCGCGGCATCTGCCGGCATCGCCAAGACGCTGTTCATGGTGTTCGTCGTCTTCGCCGTCATCGCCCTGATCATCGGGCTCGTCTCGGGCAAGAAGGTCATGCCATAG
- a CDS encoding response regulator, with translation MTRGRILIADDEDTFLQSTADLLRREGYEVQTAADGPRALELVVDEQFDLLITDLEMPGNNDLALVRRVAQVRGGLPVIILTGFPSVRSAVACIELPVAAYLTKPVQFSELEVRVNAAVARFRSFRAMQDAELRLNDMRLRYDQLATQRGPGAPTADTFLSLALRNVMGSLTDLEQLGRALAGAPVESHACQIMNCARGSQLTAAIQHTVEVLEETKHAFKSKQLADLRQRLELLLQYN, from the coding sequence ATGACGCGCGGGCGAATCCTGATCGCGGACGACGAAGACACGTTCCTCCAGTCGACGGCAGACCTGCTGCGGCGCGAGGGCTACGAGGTGCAGACGGCCGCCGACGGCCCGCGGGCACTGGAGCTGGTGGTGGATGAGCAGTTCGACCTGCTCATCACCGACCTGGAGATGCCGGGCAACAACGACCTCGCGCTGGTGCGGCGGGTGGCACAGGTACGGGGCGGGCTGCCCGTCATCATCCTCACCGGCTTCCCCAGCGTGCGTTCGGCGGTGGCGTGCATCGAGCTGCCGGTGGCCGCGTACCTCACCAAGCCGGTGCAGTTCTCCGAGCTCGAGGTGCGCGTGAACGCGGCGGTGGCCCGATTCCGCTCGTTCCGCGCCATGCAGGATGCGGAACTGCGCCTGAACGACATGCGGCTGCGCTACGACCAGCTCGCGACGCAGCGGGGCCCCGGGGCGCCGACGGCGGACACCTTCCTCTCGCTGGCGCTGCGCAACGTGATGGGGTCGCTGACCGACCTCGAGCAGCTTGGCCGCGCGCTGGCCGGTGCGCCGGTGGAGTCGCATGCCTGCCAGATCATGAACTGCGCGCGCGGCTCACAGCTCACGGCGGCGATACAGCACACGGTGGAGGTGCTGGAGGAGACGAAGCACGCATTCAAGTCGAAGCAGCTGGCGGACCTCCGCCAGCGACTGGAGCTGCTGCTGCAGTACAACTGA